One genomic segment of Paenibacillus xylanexedens includes these proteins:
- the yabG gene encoding sporulation peptidase YabG: MNIGDLVVRKSYGGDVTFRVEGLQLDAAVIKGTEFRLIADSPVDDLIQVPYEPQSAKTRQAHIKAHQTLSRLQQNRMEQAERNREGLVQDWSAQQEPAYFEMPGKVLHLDGDPNYLKKSMDLYEQLRVPAEGQYVHESAMADTLYRLLPKVRPDIVVITGHDGVLKTRQPYDLYSLGSYKNSQNFVSAIQVARQYERHLDALTIVAGACQSHFEALLRAGANFASSPGRILIHALDPVYVAAKASFTSVRDTVNMSDVLHNTISGSQGVGGVETRGSYRVGLPGLNDLSTLKVNPSAV, encoded by the coding sequence ATGAATATCGGAGACTTGGTCGTTCGGAAGTCATACGGCGGCGATGTGACTTTTCGGGTGGAAGGCCTCCAGTTGGATGCTGCGGTCATTAAAGGGACTGAGTTCCGGCTGATTGCCGATTCCCCGGTGGACGATTTGATACAGGTTCCCTACGAACCACAAAGCGCCAAGACCAGACAGGCGCATATTAAAGCACATCAGACCCTGTCCCGTCTGCAGCAGAATCGTATGGAACAGGCTGAGCGGAATCGTGAAGGTCTGGTACAGGATTGGTCTGCCCAGCAGGAACCGGCTTATTTTGAAATGCCTGGAAAGGTGCTTCATCTGGATGGAGATCCGAACTATTTGAAAAAAAGTATGGATCTCTATGAGCAACTTCGTGTGCCCGCAGAGGGACAGTATGTCCATGAATCGGCAATGGCAGATACCTTATACCGCTTATTACCCAAAGTACGTCCGGATATCGTAGTTATTACGGGTCATGATGGGGTGTTAAAGACACGTCAGCCCTATGACTTATATAGTCTCGGTAGCTACAAGAACTCGCAAAATTTTGTGTCGGCCATTCAGGTGGCCAGACAATATGAACGCCATCTGGACGCACTCACTATTGTGGCAGGGGCCTGTCAGTCCCATTTTGAGGCACTGCTGCGCGCTGGAGCGAACTTTGCCAGTTCTCCAGGCAGAATTCTCATTCATGCACTTGATCCGGTCTATGTGGCAGCCAAGGCCTCCTTTACTTCTGTGCGCGATACGGTCAACATGAGTGATGTTCTGCACAATACCATCAGTGGCAGCCAGGGTGTGGGTGGTGTCGAGACACGGGGGAGTTACCGGGTAGGTCTGCCTGGGCTGAATGATTTATCTACGCTAAAAGTGAACCCGTCGGCAGTCTGA
- the veg gene encoding biofilm formation stimulator Veg, whose protein sequence is MAKNTLLDIKRNLDAHIGQKIMLRANGGRRKTIERTGVLEETYPSVFIVKLDEEQETFKRVSYSYADILTESVEVMVYDPGSQTHSSYMET, encoded by the coding sequence ATGGCTAAAAACACGCTGTTGGATATCAAACGCAATCTCGATGCACATATTGGTCAGAAAATTATGTTGCGGGCTAATGGTGGCCGCCGTAAGACCATTGAGCGTACGGGTGTATTGGAAGAAACGTACCCTTCTGTTTTTATTGTTAAGCTTGATGAGGAGCAAGAAACCTTCAAGCGAGTATCTTATAGTTATGCGGATATACTTACGGAATCGGTGGAAGTCATGGTTTATGACCCGGGCAGCCAGACGCATAGCTCCTATATGGAGACGTAA
- a CDS encoding small, acid-soluble spore protein, alpha/beta type, producing the protein MSRRRRSVMSEDLKNELAKDLGFYDTVQQEGWGGIKAKDAGNMVKRAIQLAEQAARKS; encoded by the coding sequence ATGAGTCGCAGAAGAAGAAGTGTCATGTCAGAGGATCTGAAGAATGAGCTCGCGAAAGACCTGGGCTTCTATGATACTGTGCAACAGGAAGGCTGGGGCGGAATTAAAGCCAAGGATGCAGGAAACATGGTAAAACGTGCAATTCAACTTGCTGAACAGGCTGCGCGCAAATCTTAA
- the ispE gene encoding 4-(cytidine 5'-diphospho)-2-C-methyl-D-erythritol kinase: protein MKIYEKAPAKINLMLDVLHKRRDGFHEVEMIMTMVDLADRLEMSELPRDTIFISSQAGYIPLDEKNLAFQAARLIKERYNVRTGVHIHLDKKIPVAAGLAGGSSDAAAALRGLNRLWRLNIPDHELQELGAELGSDVPFCITGGTALATGRGEKLTPIPNPPQCWVILAKPPINVSTADVYGRFRSDKIVRHPSAAKMEQAIRNQSFTEVCDQMGNVLEDVTLKLYPEVQHLKDAMIRLGADGVLMSGSGPTVFGLVSKESKVARIYNGLRGFCKEVYAVRMLT from the coding sequence TTGAAAATTTACGAAAAAGCGCCTGCTAAAATTAATTTGATGCTGGACGTTTTACATAAAAGAAGAGATGGATTCCATGAAGTTGAAATGATCATGACCATGGTCGATCTGGCTGATCGACTGGAAATGTCGGAGCTGCCGCGAGATACTATTTTCATCTCCAGTCAGGCGGGTTATATCCCGCTCGACGAGAAGAATCTGGCTTTCCAAGCAGCCAGACTCATTAAGGAGCGCTATAACGTGCGTACGGGTGTCCATATTCATCTGGATAAAAAGATTCCAGTTGCAGCCGGACTTGCCGGCGGCAGCAGTGACGCAGCAGCAGCGCTGCGTGGATTGAACCGTCTGTGGCGGTTGAATATACCGGATCACGAACTTCAGGAGCTTGGAGCTGAACTTGGGTCGGATGTTCCATTCTGTATCACAGGAGGGACTGCACTCGCTACAGGCCGTGGTGAGAAGTTAACTCCCATTCCTAATCCGCCGCAATGCTGGGTAATTCTGGCCAAGCCTCCGATTAATGTGTCTACAGCCGATGTGTACGGAAGGTTCCGCAGTGACAAGATTGTTCGTCATCCGAGTGCAGCTAAAATGGAGCAGGCTATTCGCAATCAATCATTTACGGAAGTCTGTGACCAGATGGGCAATGTGCTTGAAGATGTGACGTTGAAGCTGTATCCGGAAGTTCAGCATCTGAAGGATGCCATGATTCGATTGGGTGCAGACGGCGTGTTAATGTCTGGTAGCGGTCCAACGGTATTTGGTCTGGTTTCCAAAGAATCCAAGGTTGCCCGGATATATAACGGTCTGCGTGGGTTCTGTAAAGAAGTGTATGCTGTACGTATGTTAACGTAA
- the purR gene encoding pur operon repressor, with protein sequence MKKLKRSARLVEMTQYLLSRPHTVIPLTTFAERYGAAKSSISEDLAIIKEVFEEGGSGELHTLAGAAGGVRWIPKVSRELALAFAERLSTQLAQPDRILPGEYLYMSDLLGQPALMNEAGKIFATAFGNMNIDVVMTVETKGIPLAYATGAQLNLPVVLVRRDHQATEGSAVSINYVSGSHKSLHTMSLSRRAMREHSRVLIVDDFMKAGGTVQGMIDLLAEFNATVAGVGVLVESGSVDSEERLLTDYVSLAKLTAVDAKSRQISVKPGNYFDL encoded by the coding sequence GTGAAGAAGTTAAAACGAAGCGCAAGGCTGGTTGAAATGACGCAATACTTATTGTCCAGACCGCATACGGTTATTCCGTTGACCACATTTGCCGAACGTTATGGTGCCGCAAAGTCTTCAATTAGTGAAGATTTGGCGATTATCAAAGAAGTGTTCGAAGAAGGTGGGTCAGGAGAGCTGCATACACTGGCTGGAGCAGCAGGGGGAGTAAGATGGATTCCGAAGGTATCCCGAGAACTGGCACTTGCATTTGCGGAGCGACTCTCGACCCAGCTCGCGCAACCTGATCGGATCTTGCCTGGAGAATACCTGTACATGTCCGACTTGCTTGGTCAGCCCGCATTGATGAATGAAGCCGGCAAGATTTTTGCAACGGCCTTTGGCAATATGAATATTGATGTGGTTATGACGGTAGAGACCAAAGGAATTCCACTGGCTTATGCGACCGGAGCCCAGCTCAACCTGCCTGTCGTGCTCGTACGCAGGGACCATCAGGCTACAGAAGGATCGGCCGTAAGTATCAATTATGTATCCGGGTCCCATAAAAGTCTGCATACCATGTCCCTGTCCCGTAGGGCGATGCGTGAGCATTCCAGAGTACTTATTGTGGATGACTTCATGAAGGCCGGGGGTACGGTGCAAGGAATGATCGATCTTTTGGCCGAGTTTAATGCTACAGTAGCCGGGGTAGGGGTACTGGTGGAATCTGGTTCTGTAGATTCAGAAGAACGCCTGTTAACAGATTACGTATCTCTGGCGAAACTTACAGCGGTTGATGCCAAGAGCAGACAGATTTCCGTCAAGCCTGGCAACTATTTTGACCTGTAG
- the spoVG gene encoding septation regulator SpoVG, producing the protein MQITDVRLRRVNSEGRMKAIASITIDNEFVVHDIRVIDGNNGMFVAMPSKRTPDGEFRDIAHPISSGTREKIQAAVLTEYDRAATEEEVIEEGA; encoded by the coding sequence ATGCAAATTACGGATGTCAGACTCCGCCGTGTTAACTCGGAGGGGAGAATGAAGGCTATCGCATCCATTACCATCGATAACGAATTCGTCGTTCATGACATTCGTGTCATTGATGGTAACAACGGAATGTTTGTTGCTATGCCGAGCAAACGTACTCCTGATGGAGAGTTCCGTGATATCGCCCACCCGATCTCTTCCGGTACGCGTGAGAAGATTCAGGCAGCAGTTTTGACTGAATACGATCGTGCGGCAACTGAGGAAGAAGTCATTGAAGAAGGTGCCTGA
- the glmU gene encoding bifunctional UDP-N-acetylglucosamine diphosphorylase/glucosamine-1-phosphate N-acetyltransferase GlmU, giving the protein MAIVLAAGQGKRMKSKLYKVLHPVCGKPMVGHVLDAALSAGVERSVVVVGHGAEAVQSFLGSRAEYALQAEQLGTGHAVKQVKSLLGGETGSTIVVCGDTPLVTSETLEGLMKLHESSGAAATVLTAQLDNPKGYGRVIRGEDGSVQRIVEQKDCTEQEDAVNEINTGTYCFDNAKLFAALEKVTNQNAQGEYYLTDVVGIFRNDGEVVEAYMSDDIAESIGVNDRLALSQAEAFMRERLAVRHMLNGVTIIDPSSTYIGADVTIGSDTVLYPGTILKGTTSIGEACHIGPQADVEDSVIQDGVTIKHSVVSNAEVGSDATVGPFANLRPGTKLGRNVKIGDFVEVKNATIDEGSKVSHLSYIGDAKVGKNVNVGCGAITVNYDGYNKAVTTIEDDAFVGSNVNLIAPITVGKGAYVVAGSTVTHSVPENDLAIARPRQENKPGYAEKIRGRAKAKKQNAKPQ; this is encoded by the coding sequence ATGGCAATCGTTCTTGCCGCAGGGCAAGGAAAACGAATGAAATCAAAATTGTACAAAGTACTGCATCCCGTATGCGGTAAACCTATGGTTGGACATGTGCTGGATGCAGCACTCAGCGCAGGCGTTGAACGCAGTGTAGTTGTAGTCGGTCATGGTGCCGAAGCGGTGCAGTCATTTTTGGGTTCCAGAGCGGAGTATGCACTTCAGGCGGAACAACTGGGTACAGGTCATGCAGTGAAGCAGGTTAAATCCTTGCTTGGCGGTGAAACTGGCTCTACGATTGTGGTCTGCGGAGATACACCACTTGTGACCAGTGAGACGTTGGAAGGTCTGATGAAGCTGCATGAGAGCAGCGGAGCAGCAGCCACAGTTCTTACGGCTCAGTTGGACAATCCCAAAGGTTATGGCCGCGTCATTCGCGGAGAAGATGGATCTGTACAACGGATTGTGGAACAAAAGGATTGCACAGAGCAGGAAGATGCTGTGAATGAGATTAACACAGGCACATACTGTTTCGATAATGCAAAATTGTTCGCTGCCTTGGAAAAAGTGACGAACCAGAACGCTCAGGGAGAGTATTATCTCACAGACGTAGTTGGCATTTTCCGCAATGATGGAGAAGTGGTTGAAGCTTACATGTCGGATGACATCGCAGAATCCATCGGGGTTAACGACCGACTTGCACTTTCGCAAGCCGAAGCCTTCATGCGTGAACGTCTTGCCGTACGCCATATGTTGAACGGTGTGACAATCATTGATCCGTCATCGACATATATCGGAGCGGATGTTACGATTGGATCAGATACAGTTTTGTATCCGGGGACAATCCTCAAAGGCACAACTTCCATTGGTGAAGCATGTCATATTGGTCCTCAGGCAGATGTGGAAGACAGCGTTATTCAGGACGGAGTTACAATTAAACATTCGGTAGTATCCAATGCCGAGGTTGGTTCTGATGCAACGGTTGGTCCATTTGCTAATTTGCGTCCAGGGACCAAACTGGGTCGCAACGTAAAAATTGGTGACTTTGTTGAAGTGAAAAATGCTACAATTGATGAAGGTTCCAAAGTATCTCATCTCAGCTATATTGGGGATGCCAAAGTAGGGAAAAACGTAAATGTTGGATGCGGGGCAATAACTGTCAATTATGATGGTTATAATAAAGCTGTGACAACGATTGAAGATGATGCTTTTGTAGGCAGCAACGTCAATCTGATTGCACCGATTACGGTAGGAAAAGGCGCTTATGTGGTTGCTGGCTCCACCGTTACCCATTCCGTTCCCGAGAATGATCTGGCCATTGCTCGTCCACGTCAGGAGAATAAACCTGGTTATGCGGAGAAGATTCGCGGACGTGCCAAAGCCAAGAAACAAAATGCCAAACCCCAATAA
- a CDS encoding ribose-phosphate diphosphokinase: MTYFDSKLKIFTCNSNPKLAHQIADYIGIPMGESHTTSFSDGEIQVKLSESVRGCHVYIVQSTCLPVNDNLMEMLVMIDALKRASAKTINVVIPYYGYARQDRKARSRDPITAKLVANLIEKAGATRVIAMDLHAMQIQGFFDIPVDHLLGVPILAQYFRSKQIENPVVVSPDHGGVVRARKLADFLNAPLAIIDKRRPEPNVSEVMNIIGNIEGKTAILIDDIIDTAGTIVLGANALMEGGVKEVYACCTHPVLSGPAMERLENAPLKEVIVTDTIPITHANPTSKLKVLSVAPLLGEAIIRVHEELSISKLFEIE, translated from the coding sequence ATGACTTATTTTGATTCGAAATTAAAAATATTTACTTGCAATTCTAACCCCAAGCTTGCCCATCAAATTGCTGATTATATCGGGATCCCTATGGGTGAATCTCACACAACCAGCTTTAGTGATGGCGAGATTCAAGTGAAACTCTCCGAGAGTGTTCGGGGTTGTCACGTTTATATCGTGCAGTCCACTTGCTTGCCGGTTAATGATAACCTGATGGAAATGCTCGTTATGATTGATGCACTCAAACGGGCATCTGCCAAGACGATTAACGTCGTTATTCCTTACTATGGCTATGCAAGACAGGATCGCAAGGCACGTTCACGTGACCCAATTACTGCGAAACTGGTTGCCAACCTGATCGAAAAAGCGGGTGCAACCCGTGTTATCGCGATGGACTTGCATGCAATGCAGATTCAGGGATTCTTCGACATTCCAGTCGACCATTTGCTTGGCGTGCCAATTCTGGCTCAATATTTCCGGTCGAAACAGATCGAAAATCCGGTTGTTGTGTCGCCTGACCACGGTGGCGTAGTGCGCGCACGTAAACTGGCTGATTTCCTGAATGCACCCCTGGCGATTATCGATAAACGTCGTCCTGAGCCAAATGTGAGCGAAGTGATGAACATTATCGGTAACATCGAGGGTAAAACAGCTATCCTGATCGATGACATTATTGACACGGCGGGAACGATTGTACTGGGGGCGAATGCTCTGATGGAAGGCGGCGTAAAAGAAGTATACGCGTGCTGTACTCACCCGGTATTGTCCGGACCTGCGATGGAACGTTTGGAGAATGCACCATTGAAGGAAGTCATCGTAACGGATACCATTCCAATTACGCATGCTAATCCGACAAGCAAACTCAAAGTGTTGTCTGTAGCGCCTTTGCTCGGAGAAGCAATTATCCGGGTTCATGAGGAATTGTCAATCAGCAAGCTGTTTGAAATTGAATAA
- the pth gene encoding aminoacyl-tRNA hydrolase, protein MKWIVGLGNPGSNYAKTRHNIGFMALDRLADRHNISITQNKCKALIGEGNIGGVKIVLIKPMTYMNLSGESVRAYMDFYKVSLEDLIVVYDDMDTEIGKVRLRYQGSAGGHNGIKSIIQHTGTQQFNRVRMGISRPEPGHAIVDYVLSTFMKKEKEALDQTIEQTCDALEHSLTHTFEQTMAKFNG, encoded by the coding sequence ATGAAGTGGATTGTCGGACTTGGAAATCCAGGCTCGAACTATGCCAAAACCCGTCATAATATCGGTTTTATGGCACTGGATCGGTTGGCTGATCGTCATAATATCTCCATTACACAGAATAAATGTAAAGCGTTGATTGGAGAAGGCAATATTGGCGGTGTGAAAATCGTACTGATCAAACCAATGACCTATATGAACTTGTCTGGTGAATCGGTTCGAGCATATATGGATTTTTATAAAGTTAGTCTTGAAGATCTGATTGTTGTGTACGACGACATGGATACAGAGATTGGCAAAGTCAGATTGCGTTATCAAGGTAGTGCAGGCGGACATAATGGAATCAAGTCCATTATTCAGCATACCGGTACACAGCAGTTTAACCGGGTGCGCATGGGAATATCCCGGCCTGAACCAGGACATGCCATTGTTGATTATGTACTGTCGACATTTATGAAGAAAGAAAAGGAAGCCCTTGATCAGACCATTGAGCAAACGTGTGATGCCTTGGAGCATAGCTTGACCCATACGTTCGAACAAACAATGGCGAAGTTTAACGGTTAA
- a CDS encoding anti-sigma-F factor Fin family protein, with the protein MSVNYVCRHCRTFIGRIDSARITEVELGFHFLTPDERRDIIAYNSGGDITVRITCDYCKEALEHNPELSLLASPLQ; encoded by the coding sequence ATGTCAGTGAATTACGTATGTAGGCATTGCCGTACCTTTATCGGACGAATCGATTCTGCCCGGATAACGGAAGTTGAGCTCGGCTTTCATTTCTTGACCCCCGACGAGCGGAGGGATATAATAGCGTATAATTCCGGTGGTGACATTACCGTTCGGATTACATGTGATTACTGTAAGGAAGCCCTGGAGCACAATCCAGAGCTTAGCCTGCTCGCGAGTCCGCTTCAGTAG
- the mfd gene encoding transcription-repair coupling factor — protein sequence MLQALIQAFSKDPDFGSITAGIKSGMKEQLVSGLSGSARQIMLAALHQEMNRPLLVVTHNMFSAQKIAEDLQEALSPDQVLIYPANELVAAEAAVSSPETLGQRIDVLVRCAQGFRGVVVIPFSGVRRYVPLPEVMANARILIKQGNTLQLDSFLLEMVKLGYERVERVESRGEMSVRGGIIDFYPVTSSIAYRVELFDDEIDSIRTFDPADQRSIERIEEITVLPCKELIADRERMEKAADAAALLLEQQLEKMTDRQAKLRLREEIHREIELLREHVYFSEMYKYISPLYPENKTIYDYMPEDTLLVLDEPARLSETSKQLDRDESEWNLHLMQNGKTLPDLPLSADGDELLYERPFQTLFMSIFLRQVPHTQPQNILNFISRGMQDFHGQMNVLKAEMERWQKAGVKVLMLANGEERLERMRRVLMDYDIPEPEMMIGNLQTGFEMPSIHLAVVTEGEMFSQKQRKVRKPIRNVDNAERIKSYSELKVGDYVVHQNHGIGKYLGIGTLEVGGIHKDYMHILYAGGDKLSVPIEQIDLIQKYVGSEEKEPKIYKLGGNEWTRVKNKVRTSVQDIADDLIKLYAERQTSKGFGFDKDSAEQQEFEDMFPYDETRDQVRAIEEIKKDMEQNRPMDRLLCGDVGYGKTEVAIRAAFKAAIEGKQVAVLVPTTILAQQHFETFRERFSGYPFNIHVLSRFRSRKEQNETAKGIKAGTVDIVIGTHRLLSQDLVFKDLGLLIVDEEQRFGVTHKEKLKKLKTNVDVLTLTATPIPRTLHMSMLGVRDLSVIETPPENRFPVQTYVVEHSQALVREAIERELARGGQVYYLYNRVQGIQEMAAEISELVPEAKVGVGHGQMSETELEKTILDFLDGEYDVLVSTSIIETGVDIPNVNTLIVHDADKMGLSQLYQLRGRVGRSNRIAYAYFTYQRDKVLTEVAEKRLQSIKEFTELGSGFKIAMRDLSIRGAGNLLGAEQHGFIASVGFDLYSQMLAEEINKRKVTMLGEEPVPSDQWNTTLDLSIDAYLPSDYIYDSIQKIEIYKKVAVIASFDDAMELEDELVDRFGDLPEAVINLLAVARMKVYGKIYGIESISQRGEDITVKFYEGREHAFELSKIAHIGNQFERRVQFEQGPHMLIHAKGKGLGDKQLMELVEKILESMKTAFKSKGELKDVTKV from the coding sequence TTGTTACAAGCACTTATACAGGCTTTTTCCAAAGATCCGGACTTCGGGTCCATTACAGCCGGAATCAAGTCCGGCATGAAGGAACAATTGGTTTCGGGTCTATCCGGCTCGGCGCGTCAGATTATGCTGGCTGCTCTGCATCAGGAAATGAACCGACCATTGCTCGTAGTAACACATAATATGTTTTCAGCTCAAAAAATTGCAGAAGATTTACAGGAAGCGCTTTCACCTGATCAGGTGTTGATCTATCCTGCCAACGAACTTGTCGCTGCGGAAGCTGCTGTTTCCAGCCCGGAAACATTGGGTCAGCGTATTGATGTGTTGGTCCGCTGCGCCCAGGGATTCAGGGGCGTTGTTGTTATTCCTTTTTCCGGGGTTAGACGTTATGTTCCGCTTCCGGAAGTGATGGCCAATGCTCGAATTTTGATCAAACAGGGTAACACACTTCAACTGGACTCCTTCCTACTGGAGATGGTAAAGCTCGGATACGAGCGTGTGGAACGCGTGGAATCTCGTGGTGAGATGAGTGTACGCGGAGGTATCATCGACTTCTATCCGGTTACTTCATCGATCGCATATCGGGTGGAGTTATTTGATGATGAGATCGACTCCATTCGGACATTTGACCCAGCGGATCAGCGTTCGATTGAACGGATTGAAGAAATTACGGTTTTACCATGCAAGGAGTTAATTGCAGATCGTGAACGTATGGAGAAGGCTGCCGATGCGGCTGCTCTTTTGCTGGAGCAACAGCTGGAGAAAATGACGGACCGGCAGGCGAAGCTGCGTCTTCGTGAGGAAATTCACCGGGAGATCGAGCTTTTGCGGGAACACGTGTATTTCTCCGAAATGTATAAATATATTTCTCCGCTCTATCCAGAGAACAAAACGATCTACGACTATATGCCAGAAGATACCCTGCTGGTTCTTGATGAGCCTGCCAGACTATCGGAGACATCAAAACAGCTGGACCGTGATGAATCAGAGTGGAACCTGCATTTGATGCAAAACGGAAAAACACTTCCGGATCTTCCATTATCCGCAGACGGTGATGAACTCTTGTATGAGCGTCCATTCCAGACGCTGTTTATGTCGATCTTTTTGCGCCAAGTTCCACACACCCAACCACAGAACATTCTGAACTTCATCAGTCGTGGCATGCAGGATTTCCATGGACAGATGAACGTACTGAAGGCAGAGATGGAGCGTTGGCAGAAGGCCGGAGTCAAAGTGCTCATGCTGGCGAACGGTGAGGAGCGACTCGAGCGGATGCGCCGGGTACTGATGGACTATGATATTCCAGAGCCAGAGATGATGATCGGTAATTTGCAAACGGGATTTGAAATGCCGTCCATTCATTTGGCTGTTGTGACCGAGGGCGAGATGTTCTCGCAAAAACAGCGTAAAGTACGCAAACCGATTCGGAATGTAGATAATGCTGAACGGATCAAATCCTATAGCGAGCTAAAAGTGGGCGATTATGTCGTTCACCAGAACCACGGGATTGGTAAGTACCTGGGGATCGGCACCCTCGAGGTTGGCGGTATTCATAAGGACTACATGCATATTCTCTATGCGGGTGGAGACAAACTGTCTGTACCTATTGAGCAGATCGATCTGATTCAGAAATATGTTGGTTCCGAAGAGAAAGAACCAAAAATATACAAGCTGGGCGGCAATGAGTGGACACGGGTTAAAAATAAAGTCCGCACATCTGTACAGGATATTGCTGATGATCTAATTAAGCTGTATGCAGAGCGTCAGACCTCCAAAGGGTTTGGATTCGACAAGGATTCTGCGGAGCAGCAGGAGTTTGAGGACATGTTCCCTTACGATGAGACACGTGATCAGGTGCGTGCGATCGAAGAAATCAAAAAGGACATGGAACAAAACCGTCCAATGGATCGTTTATTGTGTGGGGATGTTGGTTACGGCAAAACCGAGGTGGCTATTCGGGCTGCATTTAAAGCAGCTATTGAAGGCAAGCAGGTGGCTGTCCTCGTGCCAACAACCATTTTGGCACAGCAGCATTTTGAGACGTTCCGTGAGCGCTTCTCCGGTTATCCATTTAACATTCATGTGCTTAGCCGGTTCCGCTCCCGTAAAGAGCAGAATGAAACAGCCAAAGGCATCAAGGCAGGCACAGTGGATATTGTCATCGGGACGCATCGATTGCTGTCGCAGGATCTGGTCTTCAAGGACCTGGGACTGCTCATTGTTGATGAAGAACAGCGCTTCGGTGTAACCCATAAGGAAAAACTGAAGAAGCTGAAAACCAATGTGGACGTGCTGACGCTGACGGCAACGCCGATTCCGCGTACGCTTCATATGTCCATGCTGGGTGTGCGTGATCTGTCCGTTATCGAGACTCCACCAGAGAATCGTTTCCCGGTGCAGACCTATGTGGTTGAACACAGCCAGGCACTTGTTCGTGAAGCGATTGAGCGTGAGCTTGCCCGTGGTGGGCAAGTGTATTACCTCTACAACCGTGTTCAGGGAATTCAGGAGATGGCTGCCGAAATTTCTGAACTTGTGCCTGAAGCCAAAGTTGGTGTGGGACATGGTCAGATGTCGGAAACAGAGCTGGAGAAAACGATTCTGGACTTCCTGGATGGTGAATATGACGTGCTTGTGAGCACAAGTATCATCGAGACCGGGGTAGATATTCCAAACGTAAATACACTGATCGTACATGATGCGGATAAAATGGGACTCTCCCAGCTGTATCAGCTGCGCGGACGTGTGGGTCGTTCCAACCGTATTGCGTACGCCTATTTTACGTACCAACGGGATAAAGTGCTTACTGAAGTTGCTGAGAAACGTCTGCAATCAATCAAAGAATTCACCGAACTGGGTTCAGGATTCAAAATCGCCATGCGTGACTTGTCGATTCGTGGTGCGGGAAATCTGCTAGGAGCGGAGCAGCATGGTTTCATCGCTTCCGTCGGGTTTGATCTGTATTCCCAGATGCTCGCAGAGGAGATCAACAAACGCAAAGTTACGATGCTTGGCGAGGAGCCGGTACCTTCAGATCAGTGGAACACAACGCTGGATCTCAGTATCGATGCCTACTTGCCGTCCGATTATATCTATGACAGTATTCAGAAGATTGAGATCTACAAAAAAGTGGCGGTTATTGCATCTTTCGACGATGCGATGGAGTTGGAAGACGAATTGGTTGACCGATTCGGTGATCTTCCGGAAGCCGTCATTAACTTGCTGGCTGTTGCGCGGATGAAAGTATACGGCAAAATCTACGGTATTGAGTCCATTTCCCAACGCGGTGAGGACATTACCGTGAAGTTCTATGAAGGGCGTGAACATGCCTTTGAACTCTCGAAAATCGCGCACATTGGAAATCAGTTCGAAAGACGTGTACAATTTGAACAAGGACCCCATATGCTGATTCACGCTAAAGGCAAGGGGCTTGGGGATAAGCAACTGATGGAGCTGGTAGAGAAAATTCTGGAGTCCATGAAAACTGCTTTTAAATCAAAGGGGGAACTAAAGGATGTTACCAAAGTATAA